Proteins from a single region of Cryptomeria japonica unplaced genomic scaffold, Sugi_1.0 HiC_scaffold_49, whole genome shotgun sequence:
- the LOC131862590 gene encoding phospholipase A1-Igamma1, chloroplastic-like yields the protein MVPNLKAEALRYGNLAQLCYDAFDGKSYSKNYGTCYHSKRDLFNKMGMSESGYQVTKYVYANTNLLNQVFGEKPKDQGVWLGFIAVCTDPNEIRRLGRRDIVIAWRGTQTAEEWIEDLRDILVPTRLSYRCKRTGKNQEHHFADGVLIERGFLSCYTSTVRHRQGAAGATVNISTRDLVVSEIERLIQVYEKEMDNLSIRFTGHSLGAALATLSAYDIKQMLCTKHNFHQIPVTVFAFASPRVGNLAFAKRVEEIGVKVLRFVNKRDLVPKVPGVCMNENVGCLSKLLHWLPWTYFHVGVELPLHNNSPFIQHTHNLAYFHNLELYLHLLDGYVGSKQPFSWSGRDHALVNKSCDLLREKYEIPPKWWQEQNKGLVKGPDGKWTQPSEEE from the coding sequence ATGGTGCCCAATTTGAAAGCTGAAGCTCTCAGATATGGGAATTTGGCACAGCTTTGTTACGACGCATTTGATGGCAAAAGCTACTCCAAAAACTACGGCACATGTTATCACAGTAAAAGAGATCTGTTCAATAAGATGGGCATGTCTGAAAGTGGCTACCAAGTCACTAAATATGTTTACGCCAATACTAATCTGTTAAATCAAGTTTTTGGTGAGAAACCAAAAGACCAAGGTGTTTGGTTGGGTTTTATTGCAGTTTGCACGGATCCAAATGAGATAAGAAGGCTTGGACGACGAGACATAGTGATTGCATGGAGAGGAACTCAGACTGCTGAAGAATGGATAGAAGACCTGAGAGATATTCTTGTACCTACAAGATTATCCTATAGATGCAAGAGGACAGGCAAAAACCAAGAGCATCATTTCGCGGATGGAGTACTAATTGAGAGAGGATTCCTGAGCTGCTATACTTCAACTGTCCGTCACCGTCAAGGCGCTGCAGGAGCCACTGTGAACATCAGCACCAGAGATTTGGTAGTCTCAGAGATAGAACGATTGATTCAAGTTTATGAAAAAGAGATGGACAATTTAAGCATAAGATTTACGGGACACAGCTTAGGAGCTGCTCTTGCAACCTTGAGCGCTTATGATATCAAACAAATGCTTTGCACCAAGCATAATTTTCATCAAATTCCCGTCACCGTCTTCGCTTTTGCCTCTCCCCGGGTGGGAAATCTTGCGTTTGCTAAACGGGTGGAGGAGATTGGAGTGAAAGTGCTGAGGTTTGTGAACAAGCGTGACCTGGTTCCCAAAGTGCCCGGAGTTTGTATGAACGAGAACGTGGGATGCCTCAGCAAATTGCTGCATTGGCTTCCGTGGACATACTTTCATGTTGGCGTCGAGCTTCCTTTACACAACAATTCTCCATTCATTCAGCACACCCATAATCTTGCCTACTTTCATAATTTAGAGCTTTACTTGCATTTACTGGACGGGTACGTTGGAAGTAAGCAGCCGTTTTCTTGGAGTGGAAGAGATCATGCTCTGGTTAATAAGAGCTGTGATTTATTGCGCGAGAAATATGAAATTCCTCCAAAATGGTGGCAGGAACAGAACAAGGGCCTCGTTAAAGGTCCAGATGGCAAATGGACGCAGCCATCAGAAGAGGAATAA
- the LOC131862591 gene encoding uncharacterized protein LOC131862591: protein MAFPNGKRILLGDFNTPLSSMEKADGMPVLEESREDLVDMINSLCLLDLNLLGAKFTSSNRRSGGGLIQVRLDRGIISLEWIHNASCRLNVFSKIGSNHFPIFLSISALTGRKAFPLRFEKMWLLAVDIYDNISKWWNVGIQGTAMFRVANKLANIISNIQLWNKVSFSNIFQIKENLKKDLDDVQSQIQDVGYDLVVIDKEVELLTKIHDIISKEEEF, encoded by the coding sequence ATGGCTTTCCCAAATGGGAAAAGGATTCTAttgggggattttaataccccaTTATCTAGTATGGAAAAGGCTGATGGGATGCCTGTTTTGGAAGAAAGTAGGGAGGACTTGGTGGATATGATTAACTCTCTGTGTTTGTTAGACCTTAATCTCCTTGGAGCTAAATTCACTTCTTCCAACAGAAGAAGTGGGGGGGGCCTCATCCAAGTCAGACTGgacagaggtattatttctcttgaGTGGATTCATAATGCTTCTTGTAGATTAAATGTGTTTTCCAAAATTGGGTCTAATCATTTCCCGATTTTTCTGAGTATATCCGCTTTGACTGGGAGGAAGGCCTTCCCCTTAaggtttgagaagatgtggcttTTAGCTGTAGATATTTACGACAATATTTCTAAATGGTGGAATGTTGGCATTCAGGGAACTGCAATGTTTAGAGTGGCTAATAAACTAGCCAATATTATTTCCAATATCCAACTCTGGAATAAAGTTTCCTTCAGCAATATTTTTCAAATAAAAGAAAACCTTAAGAAAGATTTGGATGATGTACAGTCTCAGATTCAAGATGTGGGGTATGATCTTGTGGTTATTGATAAAGAAGTTGAGTTACTTACCAAGATTCATGATATCATCTCTAAGGAGGAGGAATTCTAG